In Perca fluviatilis chromosome 11, GENO_Pfluv_1.0, whole genome shotgun sequence, the following proteins share a genomic window:
- the LOC120568656 gene encoding acyl-coenzyme A thioesterase 1-like, with protein sequence MSSQVRLRLLPRARCMFDEPVQVKVAGLRARQVVTMRARCTDDKGLVFSSSATYKADGSGEIDLERDPSLSGSYVGVEPMGLLWSMRADSLHKRFQIKNSLNPHVVKLSVHREEEEEEEGEGRMLAEATNERLLIGDGVSRLPIKEGNIRGVLFTPTGRGPFPAVLDLYILGGGLSEKRASLLASRGFVVLTVVAYGYDDMPKKIKGVHLDYFEEAIQLLKKQDKVGSKGVGVLSFSKTGDVALSIASYLPGVEATVCINGCCSNTVLPLYHKKSQILPPLMLDISKMVPTESGAFMGKNVMHNSLAEENKATLVPIEQAKGRFLFVASEDDLNWDSKAYMDRMVERLQHHGKDNFESVSYPGAGHYLEPPYGPYCPSSFHAFGGTTVLWGGEPRSHAAAEVHLWRKIQEFFRTHLSCDATQTKARL encoded by the exons ATGTCCTCCCAAGTCCGACTGAGGCTGCTGCCGAGAGCCAGATGCATGTTTGATGAGCCGGTTCAGGTAAAGGTGGCCGGGCTGAGGGCGAGACAGGTGGTCACCATGAGAGCCAGATGCACTGACGACAAGGGACTGGTGTTCAGCTCCTCAGCCACCTACAAGGCTGATGGGAGCGGGGAGATCGACCTGGAGAGAGACCCCTCTCTCAGCGGGAGCTACGTCGGGGTGGAACCCATGGGTCTGCTGTGGTCCATGAGAGCAGACTCCTTGCACAAAAGGTTTCAGATAAAAAATTCACTAAACCCTCATGTGGTGAAGTTATCTGTGCacagggaagaggaggaggaagaggagggggagggcaGGATGCTGGCAGAGGCGACCAATGAGAGGCTTCTGATTGGAGACGGAGTTAGCCGGCTCCCCATCAAAGAGGGGAATATCCGTGGAGTCCTGTTCACTCCCACAG GAAGAGGTCCATTCCCTGCCGTGTTGGATTTGTACATTTTAGGAGGAGGTTTGTCAGAGAAAAGGGCTTCTCTGCTTGCCAGTAGAGGATTTGTGGTCCTGACTGTAGTGGCATATGGTTATGATGACATGCCCAAGAAGATTAAAGGGGTCCATCTGGATTATTTTGAGGAAGcaatacagcttttaaaaaaacaagataag GTGGGCAGTAAAGGAGTTGGTGTATTATCATTTTCCAAAACTGGAGATGTTGCACTATCAATAGCCTCTTACCTGCCAGGTGTTGAGGCCACAGTGTGCATCAACGGCTGCTGTTCCAATACAGTTTTACCCCTCTACCATAAGAAGAGCCAAATCCTCCCTCCGTTAATGTTGGACATCAGTAAGATGGTTCCCACTGAGTCAGGGGCCTTTATGGGCAAGAATGTTATGCATAATTCGCTGGCAGAGGAGAACAAGGCCACCCTGGTCCCCATTGAACAAGCCAAGGGACGTTTCCTCTTTGTGGCTTCAGAGGACGACCTCAACTGGGACAGCAAGGCTTACATGGACCGGATGGTGGAGAGACTACAGCATCATGGGAAGGACAACTTTGAGAGTGTGTCTTACCCTGGAGCAGGACATTACCTAGAGCCGCCATACGGACCCTACTGCCCCTCCAGTTTTCATGCGTTTGGTGGCACGACAGTCCTGTGGGGGGGTGAGCCCAGGTCCCATGCAGCAGCTGAAGTCCACCTGTGGAGGAAGATCCAGGAGTTCTTCAGAACTCATCTCAGCTGTGATGCTACACAAACTAAAGCCAGATTATAG